From a region of the Pseudocalidococcus azoricus BACA0444 genome:
- the bchL gene encoding ferredoxin:protochlorophyllide reductase (ATP-dependent) iron-sulfur ATP-binding protein: MKLAVYGKGGIGKSTTSCNISVALARRGKKVLQIGCDPKHDSTFTLTGFLIPTIIDTLQEKDYHYEDVWPEDVIYKGYGGVDCVEAGGPPAGAGCGGYVVGETVKLLKELNAFDEYDVILFDVLGDVVCGGFAAPLNYADYCMIVTDNGFDALFAANRIAASVREKARTHPLRLAGLIGNRTSKRDLIDKYVDSVPMPVLEVLPLIEDIRVSRVKGKTLFEMAETDPSLNYVCDYYLNIADQILAAPEGVVPNDAPDRELFTLLSDFYLNPAPVQAKQELELMMV, encoded by the coding sequence GTGAAACTGGCAGTATATGGCAAAGGTGGGATCGGTAAATCCACCACAAGCTGTAACATTTCTGTGGCCCTAGCCCGCCGGGGTAAAAAAGTCCTCCAAATTGGCTGCGATCCCAAACACGACAGCACCTTTACCCTGACTGGCTTTTTGATTCCCACGATCATTGACACCCTGCAAGAGAAGGACTACCACTACGAAGATGTCTGGCCTGAAGATGTGATTTACAAGGGTTATGGCGGCGTGGATTGTGTGGAAGCAGGTGGGCCACCAGCGGGGGCAGGTTGTGGGGGCTATGTGGTTGGGGAAACGGTCAAACTCCTCAAGGAACTCAATGCCTTTGATGAGTATGATGTGATTCTGTTTGATGTTTTGGGCGATGTGGTCTGCGGTGGCTTTGCGGCCCCCTTGAACTATGCCGATTACTGCATGATCGTTACGGATAATGGCTTTGATGCCCTGTTTGCGGCCAACCGGATTGCGGCCTCAGTCCGAGAAAAAGCCCGGACTCACCCCTTACGGCTGGCGGGTTTAATTGGCAATCGCACCTCCAAGCGGGATTTGATTGATAAATATGTCGATTCTGTCCCCATGCCGGTGTTAGAAGTCCTGCCCTTGATTGAAGATATTCGCGTCTCGCGGGTGAAAGGCAAAACCCTGTTTGAAATGGCGGAAACCGATCCTTCGCTGAACTATGTCTGTGACTATTACCTCAACATTGCCGATCAGATTTTGGCCGCCCCAGAAGGTGTCGTGCCCAATGATGCCCCAGATCGGGAATTGTTTACCTTGTTGTCCGACTTCTATCTCAATCCGGCCCCAGTCCAGGCCAAGCAGGAACTGGAACTGATGATGGTATAG
- a CDS encoding DUF5331 domain-containing protein encodes MNPEQLRQTIKTKWLAYYENNRHWITRLAVWVNYQGKRRPSAGFILGTLSVLEPQLTYVLPVIVDLSNDPDRLILALGLNFNPDEELAKLDHQALERQEVRYLPPKSFVSNRAEEHRETAAAKKERATPPNA; translated from the coding sequence ATGAACCCAGAACAACTCCGACAAACCATCAAAACTAAGTGGTTAGCCTACTACGAAAACAATCGCCATTGGATTACCCGTTTAGCGGTGTGGGTCAACTATCAAGGTAAGCGGCGGCCCTCGGCCGGGTTTATTCTCGGCACTTTGAGCGTCTTAGAACCCCAGTTGACCTATGTGTTACCTGTGATTGTGGACTTAAGTAATGATCCAGATCGGTTAATTTTGGCCTTGGGTTTAAATTTTAATCCCGATGAAGAGTTAGCAAAGTTGGATCACCAGGCCCTAGAGCGTCAAGAAGTCCGCTACTTACCCCCGAAATCCTTTGTCAGTAACCGGGCCGAGGAACACCGCGAAACCGCCGCTGCCAAAAAGGAACGGGCCACACCCCCCAATGCCTAA
- a CDS encoding ferredoxin:protochlorophyllide reductase (ATP-dependent) subunit N, with protein MTLAETAPQALNFDCETGNYHTFCPISCVAWLYQKIEDSFFLVIGTKTCGYFLQNAMGVMIFAEPRYAMAELEEGDISAQLNDYNELKRLCEQIKRDRNPSVIVWIGTCTTEIIKMDLEGLAPKLEGEIGIPIVVARANGLDYAFTQGEDTVLAAMAARCPTKIVESETEERNAISKLLNFGRKKEDIAVTDTEYKDHAPLVLFGSLPDPVVTQLTLELKRQGIKVSGWLPAKRYTELPVIEEGYYVAGVNPFLSRTATTLMRRRKCKLIGAPFPIGPDGTRAWVEKICSVLGVEPQGLVEREAQIWEGLEDYLQLIRGKSVFFMGDNLLEISLARFLVRCGMTVQEIGIPYMDKRYQAAELALLESTCNEMGVPLPTIMEKPDNYNQLQRIQELQPDLVITGMAHANPLEARGISTKWSVEFTFAQIHGFTNARDVLELVTRPLRRNKALENLGWEKLVLEEAKS; from the coding sequence ATGACCCTTGCTGAAACTGCCCCCCAGGCCCTGAATTTTGATTGTGAAACCGGCAATTATCACACCTTTTGCCCGATTAGTTGCGTGGCCTGGTTGTACCAAAAAATTGAAGATAGCTTTTTCCTCGTGATTGGCACCAAAACCTGTGGCTACTTCCTCCAAAACGCAATGGGGGTGATGATTTTTGCTGAACCCCGCTATGCCATGGCCGAGTTGGAAGAAGGGGATATTTCGGCCCAGTTGAACGACTACAACGAACTGAAGCGGCTGTGTGAGCAAATTAAACGGGATCGTAACCCCAGCGTCATCGTCTGGATTGGCACCTGCACCACAGAAATTATCAAGATGGACTTGGAAGGCCTGGCTCCGAAACTGGAGGGTGAAATTGGTATCCCGATTGTGGTGGCCCGCGCCAATGGCCTGGACTATGCCTTTACCCAAGGGGAAGATACGGTGCTAGCGGCGATGGCGGCCCGTTGTCCTACCAAAATTGTCGAATCGGAAACCGAAGAACGGAATGCCATCAGCAAACTCTTGAACTTTGGCCGGAAAAAAGAAGACATTGCCGTTACCGATACGGAATATAAAGATCACGCGCCTTTGGTTTTGTTTGGCTCTTTGCCCGATCCCGTTGTGACCCAATTAACCCTGGAACTCAAACGCCAAGGGATCAAAGTCTCTGGATGGTTGCCCGCAAAACGCTATACCGAACTGCCCGTGATTGAAGAAGGCTACTATGTCGCGGGGGTGAATCCCTTCCTCTCTCGGACAGCAACAACCCTAATGCGGCGGCGGAAATGTAAATTGATTGGGGCTCCGTTTCCGATTGGGCCGGATGGGACGCGGGCCTGGGTTGAGAAAATTTGCAGCGTCTTGGGCGTTGAACCTCAGGGCCTGGTAGAACGGGAAGCTCAGATTTGGGAGGGCCTGGAAGATTATCTGCAACTGATTCGGGGCAAATCCGTCTTTTTCATGGGCGATAACCTCCTGGAAATTTCCCTGGCTCGGTTTTTGGTGCGCTGTGGCATGACCGTCCAAGAAATTGGCATCCCCTACATGGATAAACGCTACCAGGCCGCGGAATTAGCCCTACTGGAGTCCACCTGTAACGAAATGGGTGTGCCGTTGCCAACAATTATGGAAAAACCGGACAACTACAACCAACTACAACGGATTCAGGAACTACAACCGGATCTGGTGATTACTGGCATGGCCCACGCGAATCCCCTAGAAGCCCGCGGGATCAGTACCAAGTGGTCTGTGGAGTTTACCTTTGCTCAAATTCATGGGTTTACCA